In Sphingobium sp. B2D3C, a genomic segment contains:
- a CDS encoding flavin monoamine oxidase family protein, whose translation MTTSLRPTRRDMLAMIGKVGGTVALYQAMTALGHAAESQFTGPPQLTGAPKGKKVLILGAGLAGLVAAYELQRAGYAVEILEYQDRPGGRNYSVRGGDKVVEVGGVSQTCAFQPGNYLNPGPWRIPHHHRSLLHYCKTLGVAMEPFIQLDHNAFVHNSKAFVGKPQRYKELAVDFKGHVSDLLGKALNAGALNDAVTKEDQEKLLESLRGFGLLDGDLNFTSSLRVSGQRGYDRAPGGGVNGAPTPSKINSLSDVLSSDIWAHMSFFFNNVMQTTMFQPKGGMDMIGKAFARAVGPVIQLNTKVTRITQDDKGVTAYWQDIPSGKTGQSSADWCVNTIPLPVLSQLDMQVGAPLKAAMRAVPYSGQVKIGLEMRRRFWEEDDAIYGGHSFTDQTIGLISYPNDRMFGNGPAVLLGAFARDAGGFQLAGMTPAQRIEMALAQGSVFHPAAYRKEFMNGTSVAWSRLPWILGCTSRWSDDARAAHYQNLVAMDGRIVLAGEHASYYGGWMEGSLLSALDAITRIHQRATGA comes from the coding sequence ATGACGACATCACTGCGGCCGACCCGGCGGGATATGCTGGCGATGATCGGCAAGGTCGGCGGCACGGTCGCGCTCTATCAGGCGATGACAGCGCTGGGCCATGCGGCGGAATCGCAATTCACCGGCCCGCCCCAGCTCACCGGCGCGCCCAAGGGCAAGAAGGTGCTGATCCTCGGCGCCGGCCTTGCGGGTCTGGTCGCCGCCTATGAGTTGCAGCGCGCGGGCTATGCCGTCGAGATACTCGAATATCAGGATCGCCCCGGCGGCCGGAACTACTCGGTGCGTGGTGGCGACAAGGTCGTGGAAGTCGGCGGCGTCTCGCAGACCTGCGCCTTCCAGCCCGGCAATTACCTCAATCCCGGCCCGTGGCGCATCCCCCACCATCACCGCTCGCTCCTGCATTATTGCAAGACGCTGGGCGTGGCGATGGAGCCGTTCATCCAGCTCGATCACAATGCGTTCGTCCACAACAGCAAGGCTTTCGTTGGCAAGCCGCAACGCTACAAGGAGCTGGCGGTCGACTTCAAAGGCCATGTCTCGGACCTGCTCGGCAAGGCGCTCAACGCAGGCGCGCTGAATGATGCGGTGACCAAGGAAGATCAGGAAAAGCTGCTCGAATCTCTGCGCGGCTTCGGTCTTCTCGATGGCGACCTCAATTTCACCAGCAGCCTGCGCGTCTCCGGACAGCGCGGCTATGATCGCGCGCCCGGCGGCGGCGTGAACGGCGCACCCACACCCTCGAAGATCAACAGCCTGTCCGACGTACTCTCGTCCGACATCTGGGCGCATATGAGCTTCTTCTTCAACAATGTGATGCAGACCACCATGTTCCAGCCCAAGGGCGGCATGGACATGATCGGCAAGGCCTTCGCCCGCGCTGTCGGCCCGGTGATCCAGCTCAACACCAAGGTCACCCGCATCACGCAGGACGACAAGGGCGTCACCGCTTATTGGCAGGATATTCCGAGCGGCAAGACCGGCCAGAGCAGCGCTGACTGGTGCGTGAACACCATTCCGCTGCCCGTGCTCAGCCAGCTCGACATGCAGGTCGGTGCGCCACTCAAGGCCGCGATGCGCGCCGTGCCGTATAGCGGGCAGGTGAAGATCGGTCTGGAGATGCGTCGCCGCTTCTGGGAGGAAGATGACGCCATCTATGGCGGTCACAGCTTCACCGATCAGACGATCGGGCTGATCTCCTACCCCAATGACAGGATGTTCGGCAACGGCCCGGCCGTGCTGCTCGGCGCCTTCGCCCGCGATGCTGGCGGGTTCCAGCTTGCCGGCATGACGCCCGCCCAGCGCATCGAGATGGCACTGGCGCAGGGCTCGGTGTTCCACCCGGCCGCCTATCGCAAGGAGTTCATGAACGGCACGTCGGTGGCCTGGAGCCGCCTGCCCTGGATCCTGGGCTGCACCTCGCGCTGGTCGGACGACGCCCGCGCCGCGCATTACCAGAACCTTGTCGCGATGGATGGCCGCATCGTCCTCGCGGGCGAACATGCCTCTTATTACGGCGGCTGGATGGAGGGTTCGCTCCTCTCCGCGCTCGACGCCATCACCCGTATCCACCAGCGCGCCACCGGAGCCTGA
- a CDS encoding RidA family protein: MSLKAMLAKTVLAGAAALLMTAAPAQAEVTRIKGNPNAIILDGVRVGEGMETFYLSGQLPSPVDPAKPMSEVKTLEEMGDTKAQTISTLNKIKSLLEAQGYKMSDLVKLSLFVAADPRTGKMDFAGVNEGFRQFFGTQANPNTVARSTFQVAALVGPLYLIEIEAIAVRKSSGASPEASYMRPPRLPPALRKKSLLAQHADRDSRRG; this comes from the coding sequence ATGTCTCTCAAGGCCATGTTGGCCAAGACCGTTCTGGCAGGTGCCGCCGCGCTGCTGATGACCGCCGCGCCCGCTCAGGCAGAGGTCACGCGGATCAAGGGCAATCCCAACGCAATCATTCTGGATGGCGTACGCGTCGGCGAGGGGATGGAGACCTTCTACCTCTCCGGCCAACTGCCGTCCCCGGTCGATCCCGCCAAGCCGATGAGCGAGGTCAAGACGCTGGAGGAGATGGGCGACACCAAGGCCCAGACGATCAGCACCCTCAACAAGATCAAGAGCCTGCTCGAGGCGCAGGGCTATAAGATGTCCGATCTGGTGAAGCTGTCGCTGTTCGTCGCGGCGGACCCGCGCACCGGCAAGATGGACTTCGCCGGCGTTAACGAGGGGTTCCGTCAGTTCTTCGGCACGCAGGCTAATCCCAACACCGTTGCGCGCTCCACTTTCCAGGTCGCCGCGCTTGTCGGCCCGCTCTACCTGATCGAGATCGAGGCCATCGCGGTGCGCAAGTCCAGCGGCGCGTCGCCGGAGGCCTCGTACATGCGGCCGCCGCGGCTTCCCCCCGCCCTGCGCAAGAAGTCGCTACTGGCCCAACATGCGGATCGCGACAGCCGCCGCGGCTGA
- a CDS encoding Rid family hydrolase, which yields MTLKKTGITAAMLSGALLAALPSAAGAQTVERTYGAPNSPIASLAFVPAGANIMFVSGTTPSPVDPAKPEELGDTKAQTLSILTKMKASLEAKGFSMGDIVKMTVFLVGTPETGGRMDSAGMNEVFRTFFGTAEQPNKPTRSTIQVAALGRPTMYVEIEAIAAKMP from the coding sequence ATGACATTGAAGAAGACCGGCATCACCGCCGCCATGTTGTCAGGAGCGCTGCTTGCAGCGCTCCCCTCGGCCGCCGGCGCGCAGACCGTCGAGCGCACTTATGGCGCGCCGAACTCCCCCATCGCCTCGCTGGCCTTCGTGCCGGCGGGCGCGAACATCATGTTCGTTTCCGGCACCACACCCTCGCCGGTCGATCCGGCCAAGCCGGAAGAACTGGGCGATACCAAAGCGCAGACGCTCAGCATCCTCACCAAGATGAAGGCGTCGCTGGAAGCCAAGGGCTTTTCCATGGGCGACATCGTCAAGATGACGGTGTTCCTCGTCGGTACCCCGGAGACGGGCGGCCGCATGGACTCAGCCGGGATGAATGAGGTGTTCCGCACCTTCTTCGGCACGGCGGAACAACCCAACAAGCCCACCCGCTCGACCATCCAGGTCGCCGCGCTGGGCCGCCCGACCATGTATGTGGAGATCGAGGCCATCGCGGCGAAAATGCCGTGA
- a CDS encoding efflux RND transporter periplasmic adaptor subunit, giving the protein MLIGLALLAACGKGETEQKRQPPLVSATKPATHVFRDEIQAVGTARANEQVTLAANVTERIERLMFDDGMFVRSGQLLAVLSNAQEQAALAGARASATEAASQLDRVNSLYEQGFATRALLDQQRAALSEARASQDGIKAQLGDRLIRAPFSGYLSLRTISEGAIVNSGTPLVTISDLSRIKLDFTVPETQLGALRIGQPIRASSSAYPDDVLQGTISTIDPVIDPASRAVMVRATLPNPGARIKPGMLLTVRIETGQRTALAVPETAVLSQGDRRYVYTLDKDRKAKRMDVRTGLRDNGLMEVSGLPQDALVVSEGVVKVAEGRPVRLAEVESSNSAQTEEIAPKGTATPEARP; this is encoded by the coding sequence CTGCTGATCGGGCTCGCGCTTCTCGCGGCATGCGGCAAGGGCGAAACCGAGCAGAAGCGGCAGCCGCCCCTGGTATCGGCGACAAAACCTGCCACCCACGTCTTCCGGGACGAGATTCAGGCCGTCGGCACCGCGCGCGCCAATGAGCAGGTGACGCTTGCCGCCAATGTGACCGAGCGGATCGAGCGGCTGATGTTCGATGATGGCATGTTCGTCCGGTCCGGCCAGTTGCTGGCGGTGCTTTCCAACGCGCAGGAGCAGGCAGCATTGGCCGGCGCCCGGGCAAGCGCCACCGAGGCCGCCTCGCAGCTCGACCGCGTCAACAGCCTGTATGAGCAGGGCTTCGCCACGCGCGCCCTGCTCGATCAGCAGCGCGCCGCCCTGAGCGAGGCCCGGGCCAGTCAGGATGGCATCAAGGCCCAGCTTGGCGACCGGCTGATCCGCGCGCCTTTCTCGGGCTATCTTTCGCTCCGCACCATCTCCGAGGGCGCCATCGTCAACAGCGGCACGCCACTGGTGACGATCAGCGACCTGTCGCGCATCAAGCTGGATTTCACCGTGCCGGAAACGCAGCTCGGTGCCTTGCGCATCGGCCAGCCGATCCGGGCCTCCTCCTCGGCCTATCCCGATGATGTGCTGCAGGGCACGATCAGCACCATCGATCCGGTCATCGATCCGGCAAGCCGCGCCGTCATGGTCCGTGCGACGCTCCCCAATCCCGGCGCGCGGATCAAGCCCGGCATGTTGCTGACCGTCCGCATCGAGACCGGACAGCGCACCGCGCTCGCCGTGCCCGAGACTGCGGTGCTGAGCCAGGGTGACCGGCGCTATGTCTACACACTCGACAAGGACCGCAAGGCCAAGCGGATGGACGTGCGCACCGGGCTGCGAGACAATGGGCTGATGGAAGTGAGCGGCCTGCCGCAGGATGCGCTGGTCGTCTCCGAAGGCGTGGTGAAGGTCGCGGAAGGCCGGCCCGTGCGTCTGGCCGAAGTCGAAAGCAGCAATAGCGCGCAGACTGAAGAGATCGCGCCCAAGGGCACCGCCACGCCGGAAGCGCGGCCATGA
- a CDS encoding c-type cytochrome: MTLKTAAALALAGALLAATVAVRAQDAPGGGPTSVDISNEGKEVYEMICQACHMADGKGGAGAGAAIPAIAGNANLADKDFIATILVKGRGGMPWFTDMLTPEQMAAVATYARSHFNNYPDPVTAADVKRVIAANGSSTRDCSTC; encoded by the coding sequence ATGACCCTCAAAACCGCCGCTGCGCTCGCTCTGGCGGGCGCTCTCCTCGCCGCCACAGTGGCTGTCCGCGCGCAGGATGCGCCAGGCGGCGGGCCGACCAGCGTGGACATCTCCAATGAGGGCAAGGAGGTCTATGAGATGATCTGCCAGGCCTGCCACATGGCGGATGGCAAGGGCGGCGCCGGCGCCGGCGCGGCGATCCCGGCCATCGCGGGCAACGCCAACCTGGCGGACAAGGACTTCATCGCCACGATCCTGGTCAAGGGGCGCGGCGGCATGCCCTGGTTCACGGATATGCTCACACCCGAGCAGATGGCCGCCGTCGCGACCTACGCGCGCAGCCATTTCAACAATTATCCCGATCCCGTCACGGCCGCCGACGTCAAGCGCGTCATCGCCGCGAACGGATCGTCGACGCGCGATTGCAGCACGTGCTGA
- a CDS encoding TonB-dependent receptor plug domain-containing protein, translating into MITRRNIAALLLLTSAAIPAAAVAQTAETPQEPPADGGEIIVTGTRSTGMMAAESAAPIQLLSSSALEKVGQPNLNQALTQLVPSFQAQTQGTDMASFSLSARLRGLSPNHTLVLVNGKRRHGNSILQVINGAFGGSAAPSIDLIPPDIVQRIEVLQDGAAAQYGSDAIAGVINIILKSDTYGGAVKFNAGQYYDGEGTTYSASGNFGMPIGDSGFLDLSLFHRRNDWTTVGDGQFSVRNYDGTTVTNVSTAFKPLLDACNAKNCTAGINGGQPASQLTLGFYNFGYDFGGVELYSFGNISYRHGDALQGYRHPTRLCRTTAGAATTTDPTNCFGTSAQTGLVPHIEVKQDEFQFTTGLRGEISGWDWDLAGSYSEDVAKVYTTNSANASLFVATGQSPSDFYDGSFKFTQFVGTLDLRKEFDVGFEDPLNFAIGAEYRKETYAIGAGDALSRYVEGGQSFPGYALSDAGTLSRNAKAAYIDVAVNPVPDWTVDVAGRYEHYSDFGDTTIGKITTRYDFSPAFAIRGTASTGFRAPSLQESGYSATNVGPTSATLQLAPSSPGSASAGFGALSPEKSVNFSAGIVLRPISRLTITLDGYLIKIKDRIVSSGSITGQQFVNLTSPPQRVGIDTPAALINGLTPYDLVINAINASGKQLDPTVRTNGSLAIQTFTNGIDTRTMGLELAARYPVDLPFGNIDFSIGGNYNLTKVTKNKLGTLFGPTSEQIIEKASPAFKGNFSALFTSGKFTANARVNYYSKTNQFVQPNSTSANGNASRGIAALPAPILLSNNQRYYNAEVAPAAIVDLEFSYEITKFANLAIGANNLFDKMPEVPALVGNYDPATWPTTGVSPYINNGGTFNAPYTFGPYGSNGGYYYARLTLKF; encoded by the coding sequence ATGATCACGCGCAGAAATATTGCTGCCCTATTGCTCCTTACGAGCGCAGCCATTCCCGCCGCAGCCGTGGCGCAAACGGCCGAAACGCCGCAGGAGCCGCCGGCCGATGGCGGCGAGATCATCGTCACCGGCACCCGTTCCACCGGCATGATGGCCGCAGAGAGCGCCGCGCCGATCCAGTTGCTGAGCTCCTCCGCACTGGAAAAGGTGGGTCAGCCCAACCTCAACCAGGCCCTCACCCAGCTCGTGCCGAGCTTCCAGGCGCAGACGCAGGGCACCGATATGGCGAGCTTCTCGCTCTCGGCCCGCCTGCGCGGCCTCAGCCCCAACCACACGCTGGTGCTGGTCAACGGCAAGCGCCGCCACGGCAACTCTATCCTTCAGGTCATCAACGGCGCATTCGGCGGTTCCGCCGCGCCGAGCATCGACCTGATTCCGCCGGACATCGTTCAGCGCATCGAGGTCCTGCAGGACGGCGCCGCCGCGCAATATGGTTCGGACGCCATTGCCGGCGTGATCAACATCATCCTCAAGTCGGACACCTATGGCGGCGCGGTGAAGTTCAACGCCGGCCAATATTATGACGGCGAAGGCACGACCTACAGCGCGAGCGGCAATTTCGGCATGCCGATCGGCGACAGCGGCTTCCTGGACCTGTCGCTCTTCCATCGCCGCAATGACTGGACAACGGTCGGTGACGGTCAGTTCTCGGTGCGGAACTATGACGGAACGACCGTCACCAACGTTTCGACCGCCTTCAAGCCCCTGCTCGATGCCTGCAATGCCAAAAATTGCACCGCCGGCATTAACGGTGGCCAGCCGGCGTCGCAACTGACCCTTGGCTTCTACAATTTCGGCTATGATTTCGGTGGCGTTGAGCTCTACTCGTTCGGCAACATCTCCTATCGTCATGGTGACGCCCTGCAGGGCTATCGCCATCCGACCCGCCTGTGCCGCACCACCGCCGGCGCCGCGACGACCACGGACCCGACCAACTGCTTCGGCACCAGCGCCCAGACCGGCCTCGTCCCGCATATCGAGGTGAAGCAGGACGAGTTCCAGTTCACCACCGGCCTGCGCGGCGAGATCAGCGGCTGGGACTGGGATCTGGCCGGCAGCTATTCGGAAGACGTCGCGAAGGTCTACACCACCAATTCGGCCAACGCGTCGCTGTTTGTCGCGACCGGCCAGTCGCCATCCGACTTCTATGACGGCAGCTTCAAGTTCACCCAGTTCGTCGGCACCCTCGATCTTCGCAAGGAGTTCGACGTGGGCTTCGAGGATCCGCTGAATTTCGCCATCGGTGCAGAATATCGCAAGGAAACCTATGCCATTGGCGCCGGCGACGCGCTGTCGCGCTATGTCGAGGGTGGCCAGTCCTTCCCCGGCTATGCTCTCAGCGATGCCGGCACACTCTCGCGCAACGCCAAGGCGGCTTATATCGACGTCGCCGTCAACCCGGTGCCCGACTGGACCGTGGATGTCGCCGGCCGCTACGAGCATTACAGCGACTTCGGCGACACGACGATCGGCAAGATCACGACGCGCTACGACTTCTCGCCGGCCTTCGCGATCCGCGGGACGGCCAGCACGGGCTTCCGCGCACCCTCACTGCAGGAATCCGGCTATTCGGCCACCAACGTCGGGCCGACCTCTGCCACGCTGCAACTTGCGCCCAGTTCGCCGGGATCGGCCAGCGCCGGGTTCGGCGCGCTCAGTCCGGAAAAGTCGGTCAACTTCTCTGCCGGTATCGTGCTCCGCCCGATCTCGCGCCTGACGATTACGCTGGATGGCTATCTCATCAAGATCAAGGACCGCATCGTGTCCTCGGGCAGCATCACCGGCCAGCAGTTCGTCAACCTGACGTCGCCGCCGCAACGTGTCGGTATCGACACGCCGGCCGCGCTGATCAATGGCCTGACGCCCTATGACCTTGTGATCAACGCCATCAATGCCAGCGGCAAGCAGCTCGATCCGACGGTGCGGACGAACGGTTCGCTCGCGATCCAGACCTTCACCAACGGCATCGATACCCGGACGATGGGCCTGGAGCTCGCCGCGCGTTATCCGGTCGATCTGCCCTTCGGTAACATCGATTTCTCGATCGGCGGCAACTACAACCTCACCAAGGTCACGAAGAACAAGCTGGGCACCCTGTTCGGCCCGACCTCCGAGCAGATCATCGAGAAGGCCAGCCCGGCCTTCAAGGGCAACTTCAGCGCCCTGTTCACCAGCGGCAAGTTCACCGCCAATGCCCGCGTGAATTACTACAGCAAGACCAATCAGTTCGTGCAGCCCAACAGCACATCGGCCAACGGCAATGCGAGCCGTGGCATCGCTGCCCTGCCCGCGCCGATCCTGCTGTCGAACAACCAGCGTTACTACAATGCCGAGGTGGCGCCGGCCGCGATCGTCGATCTGGAGTTTAGCTACGAGATCACCAAGTTCGCCAACCTCGCGATCGGCGCGAACAACCTGTTCGACAAGATGCCGGAAGTGCCGGCGCTCGTTGGAAATTACGATCCCGCAACGTGGCCGACGACCGGTGTCTCGCCCTACATCAACAACGGCGGCACGTTCAACGCGCCCTATACCTTCGGTCCCTACGGGTCGAACGGCGGATATTACTACGCCCGCCTGACGCTCAAGTTCTGA
- a CDS encoding flavin monoamine oxidase family protein: MTEFTAPTRRDLLAMIGKAGGAMAMYQAMTAFGHAAETQFTGPPKLSGAPKGAKVLVLGAGLAGMLAAYELRKAGYAVQILEYQNRPGGRNYSIRGGDKVVEVGGTTQTCEFQPGNYLNPGPWRIPHHHRTLLHYTKAFGVELEPFIQLNHNAWVHNSKAFGGKPQRYKELAVDYKGHVSELLGKALNAGALDQKVTKEDKEKLVEALREWGLLDGDLNYTSGLRTSGQRGYDRAPGGGVNGAPTPSKINDLGDVLDSGVWQQMSFFFTNVMQTTMFQPKGGMDMIGKGFAKQVGDLITYNAKVTKIAQGEKGVTVSWQDLTSSAMHEAKADYCVCTIPLGVLNQLELQASAPLKAAIAAVPYSNSVKMGLEMRSRFWEEKDAIYGGHSFTDQQISLISYPNFDFFADKPAVLLGAFAGGAGGYALAGMTPQQRIETALAQGSVFHPEDYRKQFMNGVSFAWSRTPWIMGCCATWSEAARAQHYQNLVAMDGRIVLAGEHASYYGCWMEGALLSSLDAIERLHKKAVAG, translated from the coding sequence ATGACCGAATTTACGGCTCCGACACGGCGTGACCTGCTGGCGATGATTGGCAAGGCGGGCGGCGCCATGGCCATGTATCAGGCCATGACCGCCTTTGGCCATGCCGCCGAAACCCAGTTCACCGGCCCGCCCAAGCTCTCCGGCGCGCCCAAGGGAGCCAAGGTGCTGGTGCTCGGCGCGGGCCTTGCCGGCATGCTCGCCGCCTATGAGCTGCGCAAGGCCGGCTATGCCGTGCAGATCCTCGAATATCAGAACCGCCCCGGCGGGCGGAACTACTCGATCCGCGGCGGCGACAAGGTGGTCGAGGTCGGCGGCACGACGCAGACCTGCGAATTCCAGCCGGGCAATTACCTCAACCCCGGCCCGTGGCGCATCCCGCACCATCACCGCACCCTGCTCCATTACACCAAGGCCTTCGGTGTCGAGCTGGAGCCGTTCATCCAGCTCAATCACAATGCCTGGGTCCACAACAGCAAGGCGTTCGGCGGCAAGCCCCAGCGCTACAAGGAGCTGGCCGTTGATTATAAGGGCCATGTCTCCGAGCTGCTCGGCAAGGCGCTGAATGCCGGCGCGCTCGATCAGAAGGTCACCAAGGAGGACAAGGAGAAGCTGGTCGAGGCCTTGCGGGAATGGGGTCTGCTCGATGGCGACCTGAATTACACCAGCGGCCTGCGTACCTCTGGCCAGCGCGGCTATGATCGCGCGCCCGGCGGCGGCGTCAACGGCGCGCCGACGCCTTCCAAGATCAACGATCTGGGCGATGTGCTGGATTCCGGCGTGTGGCAGCAGATGAGCTTCTTCTTCACCAATGTGATGCAGACGACGATGTTCCAGCCCAAGGGCGGCATGGACATGATCGGCAAGGGCTTTGCCAAGCAGGTCGGCGACCTGATCACCTACAATGCCAAGGTGACGAAGATCGCGCAGGGCGAGAAAGGCGTCACCGTCTCCTGGCAGGACCTGACCTCCAGCGCGATGCATGAGGCGAAGGCAGATTATTGCGTCTGCACAATTCCGCTGGGCGTGCTCAACCAGCTCGAGCTGCAGGCGAGCGCTCCCCTCAAGGCCGCCATCGCCGCCGTGCCCTACTCCAACTCGGTGAAGATGGGCCTGGAGATGCGCAGCCGCTTCTGGGAGGAGAAGGACGCGATCTATGGTGGCCACAGCTTCACCGACCAGCAGATTTCGCTGATCTCTTACCCGAACTTCGACTTCTTCGCGGACAAGCCGGCGGTGCTGCTCGGGGCCTTTGCAGGCGGCGCCGGCGGCTATGCGCTGGCCGGCATGACGCCGCAGCAGCGCATCGAAACCGCGCTGGCGCAAGGATCGGTGTTCCACCCGGAAGACTATCGCAAGCAGTTTATGAACGGAGTCTCCTTCGCCTGGAGCCGCACGCCGTGGATCATGGGATGCTGCGCCACCTGGTCGGAGGCGGCGCGCGCGCAGCACTACCAGAATCTGGTCGCCATGGATGGCCGCATCGTCCTCGCGGGCGAGCATGCGTCTTATTATGGCTGCTGGATGGAGGGCGCTCTGCTCTCCTCGCTGGATGCCATTGAGCGACTGCACAAAAAAGCAGTGGCTGGCTGA